From Thermodesulfobacteriota bacterium:
GGGGACGCTGGTGCTCCTCGAGGCCTGCAAGAAGCTTAACAGGGACGCGCGGATAGTGTTCTCCGGCACCAGGGGCGAGTACGGCACGAGCGTCACGCTGCCCGTGGCCGAGGACCACCCCACCAACCCCAAGGGCCTTTACGCCGTCACCAACCTCGCCGCCGAGAAGATGATACTCGTCTACAGCGATATCTACAAGATGCGCGGGGCGTGCATGAGGATAACGAACACCTACGGACCCCGCCACCAGATGGCGCACGACGAGTACGGGGTGCTTAACTGGTTCATAAGAAAGGCCATAGACGACGAGCCGCTCCCGGTCTTCGGAGACGGGATGATACTCAGGGACTACCTCTATATAGACGACCTCGTCGAGTGTTTCCTCATGACGGCAGCGAGCGACAAAACCTACGGCGACGTCTTCAACGTCGGGAGCGGCGTGCCCATAAGTTTCAGGGAGCTTGCCGCGGCCATAGTCGAGGCCGCCGGAGGGGGGAGTTACGAGTTCACCGAGTTCACGCGCGAGAGAAAAGAGGTCGAGCCCGGCGACTACTACACCGACATATCGAAGATAAAGAGGGTCGTCAAGTGGGGTCCGAAGACCGATATGGCGGAGGGGCTAAAGCGGACCATAGAGTTCTACCGGGAGCACAGGGAAAAGTACTGGAACGGGCCGGTGGAAGAATGAAGGTGGAGTTCTTAAACCTCAAGGCCCAGCACTCGGCCCTCGAGAAGCAGTTCGAGAAGACGTTCAGGAACGTTTTGAGGAAGGGCCGCTTCGTGCTCGGCGAAGAGGTCGAGAGTTTCGAGGCCGAGTTCGCCGACTACTGTGGCACGCGCTACGCCGTCGGCGTCTCCTCGGGGACCGAGGCCCTGCACCTTTCTCTGCTTGCGCTCGGCATAGGCCGGGGCGATGAGGTCGTGACCGCTCCGAACACGTATATTGCCACGGCGCTGGCGATATCCCAAACCGGGGCCCGCCCGGTCTTCGTCGACGTGGACGAGGCCACGGGGAACCTGGACCCCGAAAAGCTAAGGGGTTTTTTGAAGAAGAGACGGCGCGCGCCAAAGGCGGTAATCCCGGTGCACCTCTACGGCAACCCTGCCGATATGGACGGCATAACGCGTGTCGCGCGCAAGTACGGCATGAAGGTCCTGGAGGACGCCTGTCAGGCGCACGGGGCATACTATAATGAGAGGCGTGTCGGCTCTATCGGAGACGCGGGCTGCTTCAGCTTCTATCCGGCGAAGAACCTCGGCGCGCTCGGCGACGGGGGCGCGGTGGTTACTGACTCCGGAAAGATTTTTGCGAAACTGAAATTATTGAGGAACTACGGCCAGCCCAGGAAGTACCATCATGTAATGAAAGGCTTTAACGGAAGGCTCGACGAGTTGCAGGCCGCGTTCCTCCGGGTAAAGCTTAAGAAGCTCGACAAATGGAACCGGGAGAGGCGGAAGAGGGCACGGCTCTACACCGACCTCCTCAAGGGAGTTGCCGTAACCACGCCCGTTGAGCTTCCGGGGGCGGCCCACGTCTACCACCTCTACGTCATTGCCCTCGCTAAGCGTAACGCCCTTCAGAAATACCTTGAGAAGAGAGGCGTGGGCACCGCCTTACACTACCCCGTCCCCGTACACCTTCAGAAAGTTTATAGAGATCTCGGCCACAAAAGAGGGAGCTTTCCCGTGGCGGAAAGACTTTCGAAGCGGATACTCTCCCTTCCCCTTTACCCGGAGCTTCCCCTGGACGACGTTAAAAAGGTGTGCAGGGCGATAAAAAAGTTCTACGGCGCGGGCGGCGGCGCCGGGTGAAGATACTGCATCTATACAGTGACTGGAAGTGGACCGGTCCGGCCGAGCCCGTGCTCCACATGTGCGCGGGGCTTGCCGAGAGGGGCCACGACGTGGTGTTCGCATACAGGAGCCCGCCCCCGGGCTTCGACGAGACCATAGAGGCGTTCGTAAAGGAGAGGGGGATAAAGGCCACCAGTGCCTTCAGGCTCAACAGATATTTTTCCGTTACCGATAACCTGAGCGACTTCGTACGTCTTCCGCGCTATATAACCCGTGAGGGTTTCGACGTGGTGAACGTCCACCTCTCTCACGACCACTTCATAGGGGGGCTCGCGGCCCGGCTTTCGTCGGGAAAGCCCGTAGTCATAAGGACCGACCATAAGCGCGAGCCGCTTAAGGCCACGGCCGGGAACAGGTTTATGGTCGGTGCTTTCACCGACGGCCTTATAACCTTCTCCGAGGCGGCAAGGGAAGAGGAGATATCCTCCTTCGGCCTCGACGGGGAGATGGTCGCCAGGATTCCCACCGTGGTGGACTGCGAGAGGTTCGACCCCTCGCGCGAGTTTTCCGACATGCGGAAGGAGCTCGGCATAGCCGCTGACGACATGGTCGTGGGGGTGGTGGCGAGGTTTCAGAGGTACAGGCGGATGGAGACCTTCTTTGAGGCGTTCTCAAAGGCGGCGGCGGAGGTGCCGAACTTGAAGGCCCTTCTCGTCGGGAGGAGCAGCCATATAGATGAAACGGTCCATAAGCCTATAGATAAGCTCGGGCTCGAGGATAAGGTCATAGTCCCCGGCTACTTCACCGAAAGGTATGAAGACATCCTGGCCGCCATGGACATCTTCGTCTTCCTCATGGCCGGTTCCGACGGTACGGGCAGGGCGATGCGGGAGGCAATGGCCATGGGGAAGCCGGTCCTTGCAAGCAGGACCGGCATGCTGCCGGAGATGATAGAGGAAGGCGCAGACGGTTTTGTCTTCGATGACGCGGAGCAGCTCTCGGAGCTTATGGTCCGGCTTGCCCGTGAGAAGGGTCTCAGGATCTCCATGGGAGCGCGGGGGAGAGAGAAGGCGGTCAATGATTTTTCCGTAGGCGGGCAGGCCGCGGCGATCGAGGGGTTCTACGAGAGTCTCCTCGAAAGGAAGAAGGGTTCCCCACGTTGAAGATAGCGCTTAATATAGAAAGCTTTTCGATAGCGAAGGGGGGCGGCGAGGTATACGCAAACAGCCTGGCTACTCAGTTCCTCGGCGGCGGTCACGAGGTGCACGTCTTCTCGACTTCGTTTGATGGCGGCGACGGCGAGATAGAAGGACTCCATCTCCATAAGGTTCCGGTTATAAGCGTTCCCAGGTCCCTTAGGGCCCTTACCTTCGCGCGGAACAGCTCAAGACTTCTCCGCGACGGGGAGTTCGACGCGGTCATCGGCTTCGGCGGCTCGTGGGAGGTGGACGTCCTTATCTCCGGCGGTGGTACGGAGACGGTTTTTTCCTCGCAGAACCTCCTCTCCCTCGACAGTCCCGTAGAGAGGGGGCTCTACCGGCTGTTCAGGAAGCTTACCCCGAGAGACCACATACGTTTCTTTATAGACAGGCGGCTCTACGGAGGTGGTAGATTAAAACTCGTGCTCCCGAACTCCAATATGGTAAAGGCCCATATAGTAAAGTATCACGACTTCCCCGTTGGTTCGATAAGGGTGGTCTATAACGGCGTGGACTTGGAGAAGTTCAACACGAAGGACAGGGGTGAACGCGGTAAAGAGATAAGAGGGCGGTACGGTATAGGGGATGAGGAAGTGGTGATACTCTT
This genomic window contains:
- a CDS encoding NAD-dependent epimerase/dehydratase family protein; this encodes GTLVLLEACKKLNRDARIVFSGTRGEYGTSVTLPVAEDHPTNPKGLYAVTNLAAEKMILVYSDIYKMRGACMRITNTYGPRHQMAHDEYGVLNWFIRKAIDDEPLPVFGDGMILRDYLYIDDLVECFLMTAASDKTYGDVFNVGSGVPISFRELAAAIVEAAGGGSYEFTEFTRERKEVEPGDYYTDISKIKRVVKWGPKTDMAEGLKRTIEFYREHREKYWNGPVEE
- a CDS encoding DegT/DnrJ/EryC1/StrS family aminotransferase, which translates into the protein MKVEFLNLKAQHSALEKQFEKTFRNVLRKGRFVLGEEVESFEAEFADYCGTRYAVGVSSGTEALHLSLLALGIGRGDEVVTAPNTYIATALAISQTGARPVFVDVDEATGNLDPEKLRGFLKKRRRAPKAVIPVHLYGNPADMDGITRVARKYGMKVLEDACQAHGAYYNERRVGSIGDAGCFSFYPAKNLGALGDGGAVVTDSGKIFAKLKLLRNYGQPRKYHHVMKGFNGRLDELQAAFLRVKLKKLDKWNRERRKRARLYTDLLKGVAVTTPVELPGAAHVYHLYVIALAKRNALQKYLEKRGVGTALHYPVPVHLQKVYRDLGHKRGSFPVAERLSKRILSLPLYPELPLDDVKKVCRAIKKFYGAGGGAG
- a CDS encoding glycosyltransferase family 4 protein produces the protein MKILHLYSDWKWTGPAEPVLHMCAGLAERGHDVVFAYRSPPPGFDETIEAFVKERGIKATSAFRLNRYFSVTDNLSDFVRLPRYITREGFDVVNVHLSHDHFIGGLAARLSSGKPVVIRTDHKREPLKATAGNRFMVGAFTDGLITFSEAAREEEISSFGLDGEMVARIPTVVDCERFDPSREFSDMRKELGIAADDMVVGVVARFQRYRRMETFFEAFSKAAAEVPNLKALLVGRSSHIDETVHKPIDKLGLEDKVIVPGYFTERYEDILAAMDIFVFLMAGSDGTGRAMREAMAMGKPVLASRTGMLPEMIEEGADGFVFDDAEQLSELMVRLAREKGLRISMGARGREKAVNDFSVGGQAAAIEGFYESLLERKKGSPR
- a CDS encoding glycosyltransferase family 4 protein: MKIALNIESFSIAKGGGEVYANSLATQFLGGGHEVHVFSTSFDGGDGEIEGLHLHKVPVISVPRSLRALTFARNSSRLLRDGEFDAVIGFGGSWEVDVLISGGGTETVFSSQNLLSLDSPVERGLYRLFRKLTPRDHIRFFIDRRLYGGGRLKLVLPNSNMVKAHIVKYHDFPVGSIRVVYNGVDLEKFNTKDRGERGKEIRGRYGIGDEEVVILFMANNFRLKGLSCLIRAAGQLKGKVDIPFRLIVAGKGKSRGSYERLAAAEGCGERIIFVGRAAEPERFFAAADIFVHPTFYDPCAGVCMEAMASGLPVVTTRFNGAGELVTDGVDGFVVDDPRDADTLAEKIAWFFDEAKRTEAGKKAREAMEEYPWERNYTEIMEALGGLNA